A portion of the Pseudoxanthomonas sp. JBR18 genome contains these proteins:
- a CDS encoding acyl-CoA synthetase, with product MSQQAYTSGLERNPANFTALSPLSFLRKAALVHPQRIALIHGARRLSWSEEDARCRRLASALQAWGIGQGDTVAAMLPNTPAMFELHYGPAMLGAVLNTLNTRLDAATLAFMLDHAEAKVLFTDREFSPVIEQALASCKHRPRVIDVDDAEAMTGVLLGEIEYEAFLAAGDPDFEMCPPQDEWEAISLNYTSGTTGDPKGVVYHHRGAYLNAIANIIDWSMPQHPVYLWTLPMFHCNGWCFPWTMAAVAGTQVCLRRFDPRRVFELMREHGVTHFCGAPIVHSALVAAPDEWKAGLRGVQAQVAGAAPPVAVIEGMERMGFHITHVYGLTEVYGPASLCIPRQEWDALEVGQRAERNSRQGVACLLQEDMQVLDPDTLAPVPWDGTTIGEIMYRGNLTMKGYLKNPDATRRAFEGGWFHTGDLAVVDPDGYARIRDRAKDVIISGGENISSIEVEDALCRHPAVMAAAVVARPDEKWGETPCAFVELKEGGAALDADTLREHCRVHLAGFKMPRAFVFGALPRTATGKVQKFLLRDRARDLDG from the coding sequence ATGTCGCAGCAGGCCTATACGTCCGGGCTGGAGCGGAATCCGGCCAATTTCACCGCCCTGTCGCCGCTGAGTTTCCTGCGCAAGGCGGCGCTGGTGCATCCGCAGCGCATCGCGCTGATCCATGGTGCGCGGCGCCTGAGCTGGAGCGAGGAAGACGCGCGCTGTCGGCGCCTGGCGTCGGCCTTGCAAGCGTGGGGCATTGGCCAGGGCGACACGGTGGCAGCCATGTTGCCCAACACACCGGCGATGTTCGAACTGCACTACGGCCCCGCGATGCTGGGCGCGGTGCTCAACACGCTCAATACGCGCCTGGATGCGGCCACGCTGGCCTTCATGCTCGATCACGCCGAGGCCAAGGTCTTGTTCACCGACCGCGAGTTCTCGCCGGTGATTGAACAGGCGCTCGCGTCGTGCAAGCACCGCCCCCGCGTGATCGACGTGGACGACGCGGAGGCGATGACCGGCGTGCTGCTCGGCGAGATCGAGTACGAGGCGTTCCTTGCGGCGGGCGATCCCGACTTCGAGATGTGCCCGCCGCAGGACGAGTGGGAGGCCATCTCGCTCAATTACACCTCCGGGACCACCGGCGATCCCAAGGGCGTGGTCTACCACCATCGTGGGGCGTACTTGAATGCCATCGCCAACATCATCGACTGGTCGATGCCGCAGCATCCGGTCTACCTGTGGACGCTGCCGATGTTCCACTGCAACGGCTGGTGTTTCCCGTGGACGATGGCGGCCGTGGCCGGGACCCAGGTCTGCCTGCGCAGGTTCGATCCAAGGCGCGTGTTCGAACTGATGCGCGAGCACGGCGTCACCCACTTCTGCGGCGCGCCGATCGTGCACAGCGCCTTGGTCGCCGCGCCGGACGAATGGAAGGCAGGCTTGCGCGGGGTGCAGGCGCAGGTCGCCGGTGCGGCGCCACCGGTCGCGGTGATCGAGGGCATGGAGCGCATGGGGTTCCACATCACCCATGTCTATGGCCTGACCGAGGTCTACGGCCCGGCGTCCTTGTGCATCCCGCGGCAGGAATGGGATGCGCTGGAGGTCGGCCAGCGTGCCGAGCGCAACAGCCGACAGGGCGTGGCCTGCCTGCTGCAGGAGGACATGCAGGTGCTTGACCCGGACACACTGGCGCCGGTGCCGTGGGACGGGACGACCATCGGCGAGATCATGTATCGCGGCAACCTGACGATGAAGGGCTACCTGAAGAATCCCGATGCCACGCGGCGGGCCTTCGAAGGGGGCTGGTTCCATACCGGTGACCTGGCCGTGGTCGACCCCGATGGCTACGCCAGGATCCGTGATCGCGCCAAGGATGTGATCATCTCCGGTGGCGAAAACATTTCCTCGATCGAAGTCGAAGACGCGCTGTGCCGGCATCCGGCCGTCATGGCCGCCGCCGTGGTGGCGCGGCCGGATGAGAAGTGGGGCGAGACGCCGTGTGCCTTCGTCGAACTCAAGGAAGGCGGCGCGGCGCTGGACGCCGACACGTTACGCGAGCACTGCAGGGTCCATCTGGCGGGGTTCAAGATGCCTCGCGCCTTTGTCTTCGGCGCCTTGCCACGCACCGCCACCGGCAAGGTGCAGAAGTTCCTCCTGCGCGACCGTGCCAGGGACCTCGACGGCTGA
- the prpE gene encoding propionate--CoA ligase yields the protein MTSYEAVYRRSIEEPEAFWGEEAKAIHWHVPPQKVLDYSNPPFRKWFVGGQTNLCYNAVDRHLETRADQLALVAVSTETDITREITYRQLHVEVNAFAAVLQQLGVARGDRVVVYMPNMAEAVFAMLACARIGAVHSVVFGGFAAHNLALRIDDAKPKLLIAADAGMRGGKVIPYKPMIDAACAEARFAPPKVLIVSRDLDPAEPKVPGRDEDYATLRAQVGDAQVPVEWLESNEPSYLLYTSGTTGKPKGVQRDVGGYAVAMAQSMRTVFDCAPGQVMFSTSDVGWAVGHSYNVYGPLIGGCTSLLYEGLPIHPDAGIWWALCEQYGVRTMFSSPTAIRVLKKHDIDFIRRHDLSELKYLFLAGEPLDEPTAHWINDALRKPVIDNYWQTETGWPALCVLPGVDMKPVRFGSPGFPNLGYRMKVIDEASGEEVAPNQKGVLVIEPPLPPGCMSTIWNDDQRFLDSYFSHFKELLYSSLDWAIRDEDGYTFILGRTDDVINVAGHRLGTREIEESVSGFGAVAEAAVVGVADEVKGQVPIVFATLRQATDETAARNSAADGMRRIVETDLGAVARPARVYIVGALPKTRSGKLLRRSIQALAQGDDPGDLSTLDDPNALDEVRRALDRGPDAGA from the coding sequence ATGACGTCGTACGAAGCGGTTTACCGTCGTTCCATCGAGGAACCCGAAGCGTTCTGGGGCGAGGAAGCCAAGGCGATCCACTGGCATGTGCCGCCGCAGAAGGTCCTGGATTATTCGAATCCGCCGTTCCGTAAATGGTTCGTCGGCGGGCAGACCAACCTCTGCTACAACGCGGTGGATCGGCACCTGGAAACGCGTGCCGACCAGCTGGCGCTGGTGGCGGTCTCCACCGAAACCGACATCACCCGCGAGATCACCTATCGACAGCTGCATGTCGAGGTCAACGCCTTCGCTGCGGTCCTGCAGCAGTTGGGCGTGGCGCGCGGCGATCGCGTGGTGGTGTACATGCCGAACATGGCCGAGGCGGTCTTCGCGATGCTGGCCTGCGCCCGCATCGGTGCCGTGCACTCGGTGGTCTTCGGCGGATTTGCCGCGCATAATCTGGCCCTGCGCATCGACGATGCCAAGCCCAAGCTGCTGATCGCCGCCGATGCCGGCATGCGCGGCGGCAAGGTGATTCCCTACAAGCCGATGATCGATGCGGCCTGCGCCGAAGCGCGGTTCGCCCCGCCCAAGGTATTGATCGTTTCGCGCGATCTGGATCCGGCCGAGCCGAAAGTGCCTGGGCGCGACGAGGACTACGCCACGCTGCGCGCGCAGGTGGGCGATGCGCAGGTGCCGGTGGAATGGCTGGAATCCAATGAGCCCAGCTATCTGCTCTACACCTCGGGCACCACTGGCAAGCCCAAGGGCGTGCAGCGCGATGTCGGTGGCTACGCGGTGGCCATGGCGCAGTCGATGCGCACGGTCTTCGACTGCGCGCCGGGGCAGGTGATGTTCTCCACCTCGGACGTGGGCTGGGCGGTTGGGCACTCGTACAACGTGTACGGGCCGCTGATCGGGGGCTGTACCTCGCTGTTGTACGAAGGCCTGCCCATCCATCCCGATGCGGGCATCTGGTGGGCGCTGTGTGAGCAGTACGGCGTGCGCACGATGTTCTCCTCGCCGACGGCGATCCGCGTGCTGAAGAAGCACGACATCGACTTCATCCGCCGCCACGACCTGTCCGAACTCAAGTACCTGTTCCTCGCCGGTGAGCCGCTGGACGAGCCCACCGCGCACTGGATCAACGATGCGCTGCGCAAGCCGGTGATCGACAACTACTGGCAGACCGAGACCGGCTGGCCGGCGCTGTGCGTGCTGCCGGGCGTGGACATGAAGCCGGTGCGCTTCGGTTCGCCGGGCTTCCCGAACCTCGGCTACCGGATGAAGGTCATCGACGAGGCGTCCGGTGAGGAAGTCGCGCCCAACCAGAAGGGCGTGCTGGTGATCGAGCCGCCGCTGCCGCCGGGTTGCATGAGCACGATCTGGAACGACGACCAGCGGTTCCTCGACAGCTACTTCAGCCATTTCAAGGAGCTGCTCTACAGCTCGCTGGACTGGGCCATCCGCGATGAGGACGGCTACACCTTCATCCTTGGGCGCACCGACGATGTCATCAACGTGGCCGGCCATCGCCTGGGCACGCGGGAGATCGAGGAGTCGGTGTCCGGCTTCGGCGCGGTGGCCGAGGCGGCCGTGGTCGGTGTCGCCGATGAGGTCAAAGGCCAGGTGCCGATCGTGTTCGCCACCCTGCGCCAGGCCACCGATGAAACCGCCGCGCGCAACAGCGCTGCCGATGGCATGCGCAGGATCGTGGAAACGGACCTGGGCGCGGTGGCGCGCCCGGCGCGGGTCTACATCGTCGGCGCCCTGCCCAAGACCCGCTCGGGCAAGCTGCTGCGGCGCTCCATCCAGGCCCTGGCTCAGGGCGACGATCCGGGCGACCTGTCCACCCTGGATGATCCCAACGCGCTGGACGAGGTGCGTCGTGCGCTGGATCGCGGCCCCGA